The Streptococcus sp. S5 genome contains a region encoding:
- a CDS encoding surface-anchored 5'-nucleotidase, translating into MKKKIILKSSILAVAAGLSVFAINSVFADELPVQFMGVNDFHGALEQTGTARLEGETVKNAGTAPLLATYLNDSQKDFETENAGTPNASIRVQAGDMVGASPANSALLQDEPTVKVFNEMNFEYGTLGNHEFDEGLGEFNRIMKGEAPTPGQFNKIVDEYPHEASKQEVVIANLVDKDTNKIPFDWKPYTIKEIPVNDKTVKVGFIGVVTTEFPNLVLRKNHEQYRVLDEAESIAKYARELNDQGVHAIAVLAHVAATSKNGVAEGPAADMIKKLNQIYPENSVDIVFAGHNHQYTNGMVGNTLIVQGTSQGKAYSDVRGVLDTDTADFVKAPTAKIIAVDPSKGKAKDAKVQAIIDDANATVKKVTEAKIGTADKAENITRELNAQKESAVGDLVTAAQLDIAKKSGYPDVDFAFTNNGGIRADLVVKPDGTVTWGAAQAVQPFGNILQVVEITGDQIYKALDQQYDEKELYFLQMAGIKYTYTKPADATEENPYKVVKAYKADGTEIDRNKTYKAIINDFLYGGGDGFSVFRDTKLIGAINPDTEVFIQYIEDVNKAGKKLSASILGNKTFVEKVEEETPTPEPQPQPQPTPEPQPAPVDPVSPVNPVHPVAPVSPVTPTPQPESPVSPAQPAASETKEVATNKPVAVTYHTGGQAEVVATPATGLPKTGQEELASTVLSLFGMTSLALAGFVASKKREG; encoded by the coding sequence AGCCCCACTTTTGGCAACCTATTTGAACGATTCGCAAAAAGACTTTGAAACAGAGAATGCAGGAACGCCTAATGCCAGCATCCGTGTGCAAGCGGGAGATATGGTTGGCGCTAGTCCAGCCAACTCTGCCCTCCTTCAAGATGAACCAACTGTAAAAGTCTTCAATGAAATGAACTTTGAATACGGAACTCTTGGTAATCACGAGTTTGACGAAGGACTTGGTGAATTCAACCGGATCATGAAGGGAGAAGCCCCAACACCTGGTCAATTCAATAAGATCGTCGATGAGTATCCTCATGAAGCTTCAAAACAAGAAGTTGTAATTGCCAACTTGGTTGACAAAGATACCAATAAAATCCCATTTGACTGGAAACCTTATACCATCAAAGAAATCCCAGTCAACGACAAGACCGTTAAGGTCGGATTTATCGGGGTTGTTACGACAGAATTCCCAAATCTTGTTTTGCGTAAAAATCACGAACAATACCGTGTTTTGGATGAAGCAGAATCGATTGCTAAATATGCGCGTGAATTAAATGACCAAGGTGTGCATGCTATCGCTGTCTTGGCCCACGTTGCTGCCACTAGTAAGAATGGTGTAGCAGAAGGTCCTGCTGCAGATATGATCAAAAAATTAAACCAAATCTATCCTGAAAACTCAGTGGATATCGTCTTTGCAGGTCACAACCACCAATATACAAACGGGATGGTTGGAAATACCTTGATCGTTCAAGGTACCTCTCAAGGGAAAGCTTACTCGGATGTCCGTGGGGTCCTAGATACAGATACAGCTGACTTTGTCAAAGCTCCAACTGCTAAAATTATTGCGGTGGATCCATCGAAAGGCAAAGCAAAAGATGCCAAGGTTCAAGCGATCATCGATGACGCCAATGCGACGGTTAAAAAGGTAACAGAAGCAAAAATCGGTACAGCAGACAAGGCTGAAAATATTACCCGTGAGTTGAATGCGCAAAAAGAAAGTGCTGTTGGAGATTTGGTCACAGCAGCGCAACTAGATATTGCCAAAAAATCAGGTTATCCGGATGTTGACTTTGCCTTCACCAACAATGGAGGAATCCGTGCAGACCTCGTGGTGAAACCAGACGGAACAGTAACTTGGGGTGCAGCTCAAGCGGTGCAACCATTTGGAAATATCCTTCAAGTAGTTGAAATTACTGGAGACCAAATCTACAAGGCATTGGACCAACAATATGATGAGAAAGAGCTTTACTTCTTGCAAATGGCAGGGATCAAGTACACCTATACGAAACCAGCTGATGCAACAGAAGAAAATCCATATAAGGTCGTGAAAGCTTACAAGGCAGATGGAACTGAAATTGATCGCAACAAGACCTACAAGGCGATTATCAACGACTTCTTGTATGGTGGCGGAGATGGCTTCTCAGTCTTCCGCGATACAAAATTGATCGGTGCGATTAATCCAGATACTGAAGTCTTTATCCAATACATCGAAGATGTGAATAAGGCAGGGAAGAAGTTGTCTGCTTCAATCTTGGGCAATAAGACCTTTGTGGAAAAAGTGGAAGAAGAAACACCAACTCCAGAACCACAACCACAACCTCAACCAACTCCAGAACCACAGCCAGCGCCAGTTGATCCAGTAAGTCCTGTAAATCCAGTTCATCCTGTAGCTCCAGTGTCTCCTGTTACCCCAACTCCTCAACCTGAAAGCCCAGTAAGCCCAGCTCAACCAGCTGCAAGCGAAACAAAAGAAGTGGCAACAAACAAACCAGTCGCTGTCACTTATCATACAGGTGGTCAAGCGGAAGTAGTTGCTACACCAGCAACCGGTCTTCCAAAAACAGGTCAAGAAGAATTGGCTTCAACCGTCCTTAGCCTCTTTGGCATGACCTCACTAGCTTTAGCAGGCTTTGTAGCCAGCAAAAAACGCGAAGGCTAA
- a CDS encoding phosphodiester glycosidase family protein codes for MKFFKKSYTYAACFGLLLTSSFSYSMLKTFVLSDAIQTVKATTTDTKAAKKAAASATTTDTSYSDDNIQVSLTEKTVENTQVYIADITVSSSDYLKTAFAQNTYGTNVTAKTSVTAANNSAILAVNGDYYGANSTGYVIRNGVVYRDTVREDSSNGDLAIYKDGSFKIIYEDEISADQLVKDGVVNLLAFGPSLVENGEITIDTNSEVGQSMASNPRTAIGIIDENHYIIVVSDGRTSESEGLSLYQLAEVMKSYGVKTAYNLDGGGSSTLYFNGQVINKPTTNGTISERAVSDIVYIGY; via the coding sequence ATGAAATTCTTTAAAAAATCCTACACCTATGCTGCCTGCTTTGGCCTTCTTTTGACCAGCAGTTTTAGCTACTCGATGCTCAAGACCTTTGTCTTATCCGATGCCATCCAAACTGTAAAAGCTACGACTACGGACACCAAGGCAGCCAAAAAAGCAGCTGCATCGGCTACAACGACCGATACTAGCTATTCAGATGACAATATCCAGGTGAGCCTAACAGAAAAAACGGTTGAAAATACCCAGGTTTACATCGCAGATATCACAGTCAGCTCATCTGACTACCTCAAAACAGCCTTTGCACAAAATACTTACGGAACCAACGTGACTGCTAAGACCTCTGTCACAGCCGCCAACAACAGTGCCATTCTGGCAGTGAATGGTGACTATTACGGGGCTAACAGTACAGGATACGTCATCCGAAATGGAGTGGTCTACCGAGATACCGTTCGGGAAGATTCAAGCAATGGGGACCTAGCCATTTACAAGGATGGATCCTTCAAAATTATCTACGAAGATGAGATCTCTGCGGATCAATTGGTCAAGGACGGGGTCGTCAATCTCCTCGCTTTCGGTCCTTCCTTAGTTGAAAATGGAGAAATTACCATCGATACCAACTCAGAGGTCGGGCAATCTATGGCATCCAACCCACGGACAGCGATTGGGATCATCGATGAAAACCACTACATTATCGTCGTGTCAGACGGACGGACTTCAGAAAGTGAAGGGCTTTCTCTCTACCAATTAGCGGAAGTGATGAAATCGTATGGCGTTAAAACAGCCTACAACCTGGATGGGGGTGGATCTTCTACCCTTTACTTCAATGGCCAAGTCATTAACAAACCAACAACAAATGGTACTATCTCAGAAAGGGCGGTGAGTGACATTGTCTACATCGGTTACTAA